Proteins encoded by one window of Mariniplasma anaerobium:
- a CDS encoding lipoate--protein ligase, translating to MILVRHHNEGQLKPYFYFALEEYLLTEVLEEGQTYFFTWEINGVVIGKNQVIENEVNLEYLKENNIDVYRRPTGGGCVYADHRNTMFSIITKKQTNNFSFKTYLSKIIESMKLLDVNIEFSGRNDLLFEGKKISGNAFLQNKYGMLMHGTFLYDCDLETMVRAITPSDEKLVSKGVDSVRSRVTNLKPYLNGMTQEQLIKHFENTMTYQTYELSDQEVTKIQKMAEKYESKSWIYKKQPPHTKTLKKRITGGLIEVMIDLHDGTIENFKILGDFFDTKPLESFEKLFIGQEYTKKTIAKIFELDNIDDYILDIKKDEFMALLNDGVLIDE from the coding sequence ATGATTTTAGTAAGACATCACAATGAAGGACAATTAAAACCGTATTTTTATTTTGCACTAGAAGAATATTTGCTTACTGAAGTCCTAGAAGAAGGACAAACTTATTTTTTTACATGGGAAATCAATGGAGTCGTCATTGGGAAGAATCAAGTCATTGAAAATGAAGTTAATTTAGAGTATTTAAAAGAAAATAATATTGATGTTTATAGAAGACCAACAGGTGGTGGATGTGTCTATGCAGATCATAGAAACACAATGTTTTCTATTATCACAAAAAAACAAACTAACAATTTTAGCTTTAAAACTTATCTTTCAAAGATTATTGAATCAATGAAATTATTAGATGTAAACATTGAGTTTAGTGGAAGAAACGATCTTTTATTTGAAGGAAAGAAAATTTCAGGCAATGCGTTTTTACAAAATAAATATGGCATGCTTATGCATGGAACTTTTTTATATGATTGTGACTTAGAAACTATGGTAAGAGCAATCACACCATCAGATGAGAAATTAGTTAGTAAAGGTGTAGATAGTGTAAGATCTAGAGTTACAAATTTAAAACCATATTTAAATGGAATGACTCAAGAACAACTTATCAAACATTTTGAAAATACAATGACTTATCAAACATATGAACTAAGTGATCAAGAAGTTACAAAAATACAAAAAATGGCTGAAAAATACGAATCAAAATCATGGATATATAAAAAACAACCACCACATACTAAGACACTTAAAAAAAGAATTACAGGCGGACTAATCGAAGTTATGATTGATTTGCATGATGGAACTATAGAAAACTTTAAGATTTTAGGCGATTTTTTTGATACAAAACCATTAGAAAGTTTTGAAAAATTGTTTATTGGTCAAGAGTATACTAAAAAAACTATTGCAAAAATATTCGAGTTAGACAATATTGATGATTATATTCTAGATATCAAAAAAGATGAATTTATGGCTTTATTGAACGATGGAGTTCTAATAGATGAGTAA
- a CDS encoding DUF2177 family protein, with amino-acid sequence MLTFIELFIISFVMFIVVDLIWLGFIAKDLYRKYLGDFLSPNPNWKAAIAFYVLFIAALVIFVLLPGVDKQSLSYTMLYGALFGFITYATYDLTNLATLKDWPIQITVIDLFWGTFLGFSVSTLSYLLFNLIF; translated from the coding sequence ATGTTAACTTTTATAGAATTATTTATTATTTCGTTTGTTATGTTTATCGTCGTTGATTTAATTTGGCTAGGATTTATTGCGAAGGATTTGTATAGAAAATATCTTGGTGACTTTTTAAGTCCTAATCCTAATTGGAAAGCAGCTATTGCATTTTATGTTTTATTTATAGCGGCTTTAGTCATATTTGTTTTACTTCCAGGAGTTGACAAACAAAGTCTATCATACACTATGTTGTATGGAGCACTCTTTGGATTTATAACTTATGCAACTTATGATTTAACAAATTTAGCAACACTTAAAGATTGGCCTATTCAAATCACTGTCATTGATTTATTCTGGGGAACTTTCTTAGGTTTCTCTGTATCAACTTTATCATACTTATTATTTAATCTAATTTTTTAA
- a CDS encoding YceD family protein — protein MKILLKELKEKTSLDFTYDFQNEIKEIDDILSIKPASIQIDVNIIEEEVVLDFNVEVDMELACAKTLKPVSYHMDIREEVIFGKDEDADFMLTDYIELSDIIFGYIISEKPYTIYHPDAKKISFEEEKSPHPAFAELDTLLKK, from the coding sequence ATGAAAATTTTACTTAAAGAATTAAAAGAAAAAACCTCATTAGATTTTACTTATGACTTTCAAAATGAGATTAAAGAAATTGATGACATTCTTTCAATTAAACCAGCATCGATTCAAATCGATGTAAATATAATTGAAGAAGAAGTTGTTCTTGATTTCAATGTTGAAGTTGATATGGAATTAGCTTGCGCTAAAACCTTAAAACCTGTTTCTTACCACATGGATATTAGAGAAGAAGTTATCTTTGGTAAAGATGAAGATGCAGATTTTATGTTAACGGATTATATTGAGTTGAGTGATATCATATTTGGATACATTATAAGTGAAAAACCTTATACCATCTATCATCCAGATGCAAAAAAGATCTCTTTTGAAGAAGAAAAGAGTCCACATCCTGCATTTGCTGAATTAGATACGCTCTTGAAAAAATAG
- the mgsA gene encoding methylglyoxal synthase: MKIALIAHDKKKPEMISFVKEHLNIFKTHELYATGTTGALLVEHTGLNIHLKKSGPLGGDQEIGSMVANQLIDMIIFFRDPLTAQPHEPDVSALLRLSDHYEIPLATNISTAKLFIAALEI; this comes from the coding sequence ATGAAAATTGCATTAATTGCCCACGATAAAAAAAAGCCTGAAATGATCAGCTTTGTTAAAGAACATTTAAATATATTTAAAACTCATGAATTATATGCAACTGGTACAACAGGAGCATTACTTGTTGAACATACGGGATTAAATATCCATTTAAAAAAATCAGGACCTCTTGGAGGAGATCAAGAAATTGGATCTATGGTTGCTAATCAACTTATTGATATGATTATATTTTTTAGAGATCCACTTACAGCACAGCCTCATGAACCAGATGTTTCTGCTTTACTAAGACTAAGTGATCATTATGAAATCCCACTTGCAACTAACATTTCAACAGCTAAATTATTTATAGCTGCATTAGAGATATAA
- the nadD gene encoding nicotinate (nicotinamide) nucleotide adenylyltransferase → MNIIYGGSFNPPTIAHLHIIITLLKTFENSKVIVLPVGNDYKKPDLIDFNHRFLMLKLLIETEKKDIVISDLENHSGYSGTLKALEDLSKTYEQLHFVIGSDHLESLKTWISYQDLLDKYPFIVMNRNHFMTKEQAEMMFKDVNHKFIFIDFDMDVSSSKIREDIDKNKKYLTNEVYQYIKNHKLYEVL, encoded by the coding sequence ATGAATATTATTTACGGTGGGTCTTTTAATCCACCAACTATTGCACATTTGCATATAATAATAACACTTCTAAAGACTTTTGAAAATTCAAAGGTTATTGTTTTGCCAGTGGGTAATGATTATAAAAAACCAGATTTAATAGATTTTAATCACCGATTTTTGATGTTAAAATTATTAATAGAGACTGAAAAAAAAGATATTGTTATTTCAGATCTAGAAAACCATAGTGGATATAGTGGTACATTAAAAGCTTTAGAAGATTTAAGCAAAACATATGAACAACTACATTTTGTTATTGGATCTGATCATCTTGAATCTTTAAAAACATGGATTTCATATCAAGACTTATTAGATAAATATCCTTTCATTGTGATGAATAGAAATCATTTTATGACTAAAGAACAAGCAGAAATGATGTTTAAAGATGTCAATCATAAGTTTATATTCATAGATTTTGATATGGACGTGTCTTCTTCAAAAATAAGAGAAGATATAGATAAAAATAAAAAATATTTAACAAATGAGGTTTATCAATATATAAAAAACCATAAATTATATGAGGTGTTATAA
- a CDS encoding Fur family transcriptional regulator, protein MDLKERYFNKIRSERLRLTNSRKAMIEILEDKHLTFKEIQKALANRGFYNVSTIYNNLEFLMEHKMVVEIYINNVKYYDLAMDNPMHSADSHIHVMNKQTNEITEINSPDIFDYLMEHEAFKDLDLEYIRIIVSANKKK, encoded by the coding sequence ATGGATTTAAAAGAAAGATATTTTAATAAAATACGATCTGAACGCTTAAGACTTACTAATTCAAGAAAAGCTATGATTGAAATTCTAGAAGACAAGCATTTAACCTTCAAAGAAATTCAAAAAGCATTAGCTAATCGCGGATTTTATAATGTATCAACAATATATAATAATCTTGAATTTCTTATGGAACACAAGATGGTTGTTGAAATTTATATCAATAATGTAAAATATTATGATCTAGCAATGGACAATCCAATGCACAGTGCAGATAGTCATATTCATGTAATGAATAAGCAAACAAATGAAATCACTGAGATTAATAGTCCAGATATATTTGATTACTTAATGGAACATGAAGCATTTAAGGATCTAGACTTAGAATATATTAGAATTATTGTATCCGCAAACAAGAAGAAATAA
- the rsmH gene encoding 16S rRNA (cytosine(1402)-N(4))-methyltransferase RsmH, whose translation MKHITVLLDEAIKQLNIKDNGIYVDGTLGGAGHSKKILEQLKTGYLYAFDQDEFAIEYARDVLKDFNNFKIIKSNFRHLKNKLNEEGIQKIDGLLLDLGMSSFQIDDDTRGFTYLKDAKLDMRMDQSQSLTAEVIVNTYSKDELAKLFFIYGEEKNGFKIAQKIINQRPLYTTMELVKITDQVNYKDKGHSAKRVFQALRIAVNHELGVLEEVLEQALDMLNPGGRIVVITFHSLEDRIVKHYFKDKSTSQLPKNLPVMIDKNIKLKVITKKPIYPTDEELENNSRSRSAKMRVAERI comes from the coding sequence ATGAAACATATAACAGTCTTATTAGATGAGGCAATCAAGCAATTAAATATCAAAGATAACGGCATTTATGTAGATGGTACATTAGGAGGGGCAGGACACTCTAAAAAGATCTTAGAACAGCTAAAAACTGGTTATTTATATGCATTTGATCAAGATGAATTTGCAATTGAATACGCAAGAGATGTATTAAAAGATTTTAATAATTTCAAAATTATTAAAAGTAATTTTAGACATCTAAAAAATAAGCTTAATGAAGAAGGAATCCAAAAAATTGATGGGTTACTACTTGATTTAGGTATGTCTAGTTTTCAAATTGATGATGATACTAGAGGATTTACATATTTAAAAGATGCTAAACTAGATATGAGAATGGATCAGTCTCAAAGTTTAACTGCAGAAGTCATAGTGAATACATACTCCAAAGATGAATTGGCTAAGTTATTTTTCATATATGGAGAAGAAAAAAACGGATTTAAAATAGCACAAAAAATTATAAATCAAAGACCATTATATACGACTATGGAACTTGTAAAAATAACAGATCAAGTTAACTATAAGGATAAGGGACATAGTGCTAAAAGAGTTTTTCAAGCACTAAGAATTGCAGTCAATCATGAACTAGGTGTACTTGAAGAAGTTTTAGAACAAGCACTTGATATGCTTAATCCTGGTGGAAGAATTGTAGTGATTACGTTCCACTCCTTAGAAGATAGAATTGTTAAACATTATTTTAAGGATAAATCTACATCACAGCTACCTAAAAACTTACCAGTTATGATTGATAAAAACATTAAACTTAAAGTGATTACTAAAAAACCAATTTATCCAACTGATGAAGAGCTAGAAAATAACTCAAGATCTCGATCAGCAAAAATGAGAGTAGCAGAAAGGATATAA
- the rpmF gene encoding 50S ribosomal protein L32 encodes MAVPFRRTGKTAKRKRRTHYKLTAPALVVCPQTGEFTLPHRVTPNSGYYKGQQVLTKKESKED; translated from the coding sequence ATGGCTGTTCCATTTAGAAGAACGGGTAAAACTGCGAAGAGAAAACGTCGTACACATTACAAATTGACTGCTCCTGCGTTAGTTGTTTGCCCACAAACTGGTGAATTCACGTTACCACACCGTGTTACACCAAACAGTGGTTATTACAAAGGTCAACAAGTATTAACCAAAAAAGAATCCAAAGAGGATTAA